The Candidatus Pantoea soli genome window below encodes:
- the acuI gene encoding acrylyl-CoA reductase (NADPH) produces the protein MFRALVIENDEQGYRTSLQDLSETQLPDEEVTLEVSYSTLNYKDALAICNKGPIVRQFPMVPGIDFTGRVVSSRHAAWQPGNEAVLTGWGVGEKHWGGLAQKASVPGDWLVAVPPTLSPLQTMAIGTAGLTAMLCVMALEKQGVTPQHGPVLVTGASGGVGSFSVSLLARLGYEVIASSGRASDSEYLIHTLGAKSVIDRATLSQPGKPLGKERWAAAIDSVGSHTLANVLAGVQRDGVVAACGMAQGLDLPASVAPFILRGVTLTGVDSVMCPLPQRQQAWQRLAQQVDSVLLQQLTQVIPLSEARAGAERLLAGQVRGRLIVDCRA, from the coding sequence ATGTTCAGGGCGTTAGTCATTGAAAATGATGAACAGGGATATCGCACATCCCTGCAGGATCTGTCAGAAACACAGCTTCCTGATGAGGAAGTGACCCTCGAAGTCAGTTATTCCACGCTGAATTACAAAGATGCGCTGGCTATCTGCAATAAAGGGCCGATTGTGCGTCAGTTTCCGATGGTGCCGGGCATTGATTTTACCGGTCGGGTGGTCAGCAGCCGTCACGCCGCCTGGCAGCCGGGGAATGAAGCGGTGCTGACCGGCTGGGGCGTGGGCGAAAAACACTGGGGCGGCCTGGCACAAAAAGCCAGCGTGCCGGGTGACTGGCTGGTGGCTGTGCCGCCGACGCTCAGTCCGTTACAGACCATGGCCATCGGCACCGCCGGCCTGACCGCCATGCTGTGCGTTATGGCGCTGGAAAAACAGGGCGTGACGCCGCAGCACGGCCCGGTGCTGGTGACCGGAGCCAGCGGCGGCGTCGGCAGCTTCAGCGTCAGCCTGCTGGCCCGGCTGGGTTATGAGGTTATCGCTTCCAGCGGGCGCGCCAGCGACAGCGAGTACCTGATCCATACGCTGGGGGCGAAGTCGGTGATTGACCGTGCGACGCTGAGCCAGCCCGGCAAACCCCTAGGCAAAGAGCGCTGGGCCGCCGCCATCGACAGCGTTGGCAGCCACACGCTGGCCAACGTGCTGGCCGGCGTGCAGCGTGATGGCGTGGTCGCCGCCTGCGGAATGGCGCAGGGGCTGGATCTGCCGGCCAGCGTGGCGCCTTTCATTCTGCGTGGCGTGACCCTGACGGGTGTCGACAGCGTGATGTGTCCGCTGCCGCAGCGCCAGCAGGCCTGGCAGCGGCTGGCGCAGCAGGTCGACAGCGTCCTGCTGCAGCAGCTGACGCAGGTGATCCCGCTCAGCGAGGCGCGTGCCGGTGCGGAACGCCTGCTGGCAGGCCAGGTGCGCGGAAGGCTGATCGTGGATTGCCGCGCCTAA
- a CDS encoding SelT/SelW/SelH family protein, with protein MSQKPAVTIHYCTQCNWLLRSAWMAQELLHTFADELGAVTLQPGTGGVFEIAVDGQVIWERKQEGGFPDAAALKQRVRDLCWPDRPLGHVDRKKTPDA; from the coding sequence ATGTCGCAGAAACCCGCAGTGACGATTCATTACTGCACGCAGTGCAACTGGCTGCTGCGCTCCGCGTGGATGGCGCAGGAGCTGCTCCATACCTTCGCCGATGAGTTAGGCGCGGTCACGCTGCAACCCGGCACCGGCGGCGTATTTGAGATCGCGGTAGACGGTCAGGTGATTTGGGAGCGGAAACAGGAAGGCGGATTTCCGGATGCTGCCGCGCTGAAACAGCGCGTCCGCGACCTGTGCTGGCCGGATCGGCCGCTGGGGCACGTGGACAGGAAAAAAACGCCGGACGCCTGA
- a CDS encoding PadR family transcriptional regulator, whose amino-acid sequence MKQPQDVPGHADATPPSGCGGARKKRRERMLDASDIRLLMLHFLQSGPAHGYELIKSIEELSKGEYSPSPGIIYPNLTLLEETDAIQVVDVAASRKAYALNAGGRALLAEQRDAVTAIITRLASLAILVNNRSIPAIEQAIDTLRYTLNHRLAQEQIAPETVATVVAALREAAAKIAQS is encoded by the coding sequence ATGAAACAGCCGCAGGACGTTCCCGGCCACGCCGATGCCACACCGCCGTCTGGCTGTGGCGGGGCGCGAAAAAAACGCCGCGAACGGATGCTGGACGCCAGCGATATCCGGCTGCTGATGCTGCATTTTCTGCAGAGCGGGCCGGCGCATGGCTATGAGCTGATCAAATCCATCGAAGAGCTGTCAAAAGGGGAATACTCACCGAGCCCCGGCATTATCTATCCCAACCTGACGCTGCTGGAAGAAACCGACGCGATTCAGGTGGTGGATGTCGCAGCGTCACGCAAGGCTTATGCGCTGAACGCTGGCGGACGGGCGCTGCTGGCGGAGCAGCGCGACGCGGTGACGGCAATTATCACGCGCCTCGCCTCGCTGGCGATTCTGGTCAACAACCGCAGCATTCCGGCAATCGAACAGGCGATTGATACGCTGCGCTATACGCTGAATCACCGGCTGGCGCAGGAGCAGATTGCGCCGGAGACGGTCGCCACCGTGGTGGCGGCTTTGCGGGAAGCGGCAGCGAAGATCGCACAAAGCTGA
- a CDS encoding siderophore-interacting protein translates to MSVKTHPRAPQRVRNELRFRPVTVASKTLIADSFWRIVFSGSELAGFTSPSFDDHIKVFFPASADRALVLPQLTDDGIVWPAGVRPPARDYTPLAFNGQDSLTLDFYLHEGGVASRWAAAAQAGDQIAIGGPRGSCIAPVDYACQIYVCDETGLPAMKRRLVEIDAREVHLLAFTDEDTGRAYLGDLPGVQAHWFGSGNMQADRLAAPIAQLDRLALPAEEYFIWLTGEGETVKQLSDYFTQRRGADADFIRAVAYWHQK, encoded by the coding sequence TTGTCCGTGAAAACGCATCCGCGCGCGCCGCAGCGCGTGCGCAATGAACTGCGCTTCCGCCCGGTGACGGTGGCAAGCAAAACCTTAATTGCCGACAGCTTCTGGCGCATCGTCTTTAGCGGCAGCGAGCTGGCCGGCTTTACCTCGCCCTCGTTTGATGACCATATCAAAGTGTTTTTCCCGGCCAGTGCGGACCGGGCGCTGGTGCTGCCGCAGCTTACCGATGACGGCATCGTCTGGCCGGCGGGCGTGCGGCCTCCGGCGCGCGATTACACGCCGCTGGCGTTTAACGGTCAGGATTCGCTGACGCTGGATTTTTATCTGCATGAGGGTGGCGTTGCCAGCCGCTGGGCCGCCGCGGCACAGGCGGGGGATCAGATCGCTATTGGCGGCCCGCGCGGCTCCTGCATTGCGCCGGTGGATTACGCCTGCCAGATTTATGTCTGTGACGAAACCGGTTTACCGGCGATGAAACGCCGCCTGGTGGAGATTGACGCCCGCGAGGTTCACCTGCTGGCGTTCACCGATGAAGACACCGGGCGCGCCTACCTTGGCGATCTGCCTGGCGTGCAGGCCCACTGGTTTGGCAGCGGCAACATGCAGGCCGATCGGCTGGCGGCACCGATCGCGCAGCTGGATCGCCTGGCGCTGCCCGCAGAGGAGTATTTCATCTGGCTGACCGGGGAAGGGGAGACGGTAAAACAGCTGAGCGATTACTTCACGCAGCGTCGCGGGGCCGATGCCGATTTCATCCGTGCCGTGGCCTACTGGCATCAGAAATAA
- a CDS encoding helix-turn-helix domain-containing protein, with protein sequence MLSLNLKQQYIHDLVDWIEANLTDELNIDLITRKSGYSKWHMQRMFKEMTGQTLASYTRKRRLTLAAMALRLTSMPLIDIAVRFGFDNQQNFTRVFKSHFSLTPGAYRRVPDLLTRDFHSRISVPRSWVTPRLTEQPALALCGEVVEWECRFGEYIDQHQHVVAQHARDFIAFAGQHVRRGWLGFQYGPGVHSADQQHISLFQALESQYADVLPRNVQNWTAEQGLYAEIDWHGAPEEINAFNAEIYYNLLPSLGVARRPGKDLLQLDLKYSTPDLLQGTFYIPVKR encoded by the coding sequence ATGCTTAGCCTGAATCTGAAACAACAGTACATCCACGATCTGGTGGACTGGATCGAAGCCAATCTGACCGACGAGCTCAATATCGATCTGATTACCCGGAAATCCGGCTATTCCAAATGGCACATGCAGCGCATGTTTAAAGAGATGACCGGGCAAACGCTGGCCTCTTATACGCGTAAGCGTCGCCTGACGCTTGCGGCCATGGCGCTGCGCCTGACCAGCATGCCGCTGATCGATATCGCCGTGCGCTTTGGTTTTGATAATCAGCAAAATTTTACCCGGGTATTTAAAAGTCACTTCTCCCTGACGCCGGGTGCTTATCGCCGCGTGCCGGACCTGCTGACCCGGGATTTTCACAGCCGTATTTCGGTACCGCGTAGCTGGGTGACGCCACGTCTGACCGAGCAACCGGCGCTGGCGCTATGCGGTGAGGTGGTGGAATGGGAGTGCCGCTTCGGCGAATACATTGATCAGCATCAGCATGTGGTCGCACAGCACGCGCGGGATTTCATTGCTTTTGCCGGTCAGCATGTGCGGCGCGGCTGGCTGGGCTTTCAGTATGGCCCGGGCGTGCACTCGGCCGACCAGCAGCACATCAGCCTGTTCCAGGCCCTGGAGAGTCAGTATGCCGATGTGCTGCCGCGCAACGTGCAAAACTGGACCGCGGAGCAGGGGCTGTATGCGGAAATTGACTGGCACGGCGCCCCGGAAGAGATCAACGCGTTTAATGCAGAGATTTACTACAACCTGCTGCCCTCGCTGGGCGTGGCGCGCCGTCCGGGCAAAGACCTGCTGCAGCTGGATTTGAAATACAGTACGCCCGATCTGCTGCAGGGCACGTTTTATATTCCGGTGAAGCGCTAA
- a CDS encoding DUF2474 domain-containing protein: MKTHTETKAPWWKRVLWLVIIYGASVLALGVVASLFRMMMTAAGMRSH; the protein is encoded by the coding sequence ATGAAAACCCATACTGAAACGAAAGCTCCCTGGTGGAAGCGCGTGCTGTGGCTGGTGATCATCTACGGCGCAAGCGTGCTGGCATTAGGTGTAGTGGCATCACTGTTTCGTATGATGATGACCGCAGCCGGGATGCGCTCGCACTGA
- the cydB gene encoding cytochrome d ubiquinol oxidase subunit II yields MIDFSIIWFAIIVFATLMYIVMDGFDLGIGILFPFNKDAVERDMMVNTVAPVWDGNETWLVLGGAGLYGAFPLAYSVIADALAIPLTAMLIGLIFRGVAFEFRFKATEEHRAFWDKSFIAGSLLATFSQGVAVGAMIDGFPVKGRAFAGSAMDWLAPFPLFCGIGLVIAYALLGCTWLIMKTEHDLHRKMSALATPLIVALLVVMGIISLWTPFTHDAIAHRWFTRPNLFWFLPVPVLVLLCAWGLVRAIKREAHYSPFLLTLALVFLGFSGLGISVWPNIIPPSVTIWDAASPPQSQAFMLVGSLLIIPMILGYTFWSYYVFRGKIKADEGYH; encoded by the coding sequence ATGATTGATTTCTCCATTATCTGGTTCGCGATTATTGTTTTCGCCACCCTGATGTACATCGTAATGGATGGCTTTGATCTGGGTATCGGCATCCTGTTCCCGTTCAACAAAGACGCCGTTGAGCGTGACATGATGGTGAACACAGTGGCACCGGTCTGGGACGGCAACGAAACCTGGCTGGTGCTGGGCGGCGCGGGCCTGTACGGGGCGTTCCCGCTGGCCTATTCCGTCATCGCCGATGCGCTGGCTATCCCGCTGACAGCGATGCTGATTGGCCTGATTTTCCGCGGCGTCGCCTTTGAGTTCCGCTTTAAAGCCACCGAAGAGCACCGGGCATTCTGGGATAAATCCTTCATCGCCGGCTCGCTGCTGGCGACCTTCAGCCAGGGCGTGGCGGTTGGCGCAATGATTGATGGTTTCCCGGTAAAAGGGCGTGCGTTTGCCGGTTCTGCGATGGACTGGCTGGCGCCGTTCCCGCTGTTCTGCGGCATTGGTCTGGTGATTGCCTACGCGCTGCTGGGCTGCACCTGGCTAATTATGAAAACCGAACACGACCTGCATCGTAAGATGTCAGCGCTGGCTACGCCGCTGATCGTGGCGCTGCTGGTGGTGATGGGCATTATCAGTCTGTGGACGCCGTTCACGCATGATGCGATTGCGCATCGCTGGTTCACCCGTCCAAACCTGTTCTGGTTCCTGCCGGTGCCGGTGCTGGTGCTGCTGTGCGCATGGGGTCTGGTGCGGGCGATTAAGCGCGAAGCGCACTACTCGCCGTTCCTGCTGACGCTGGCGCTGGTGTTCCTTGGCTTCTCCGGACTGGGCATTAGCGTCTGGCCGAACATTATCCCGCCGTCGGTCACCATCTGGGATGCGGCTTCACCACCACAAAGCCAGGCGTTTATGCTGGTGGGCAGCCTGCTGATTATTCCGATGATCCTGGGCTACACCTTCTGGAGCTACTACGTGTTCCGCGGAAAAATCAAAGCCGACGAGGGATACCACTGA
- a CDS encoding cytochrome ubiquinol oxidase subunit I gives MFGLDAFHLARIQFAFTVSFHIIFPAITIGLASFLAVLEGMWLKSRNETYRDLYHFWSKVFAVNFGMGVVSGLVMAYQFGTNWSGFSQFAGSVTGPLLTYEVLTAFFLEAGFLGVMLFGWNRVGPGLHFFATCMVALGTLISTFWILASNSWMHTPQGYIIENGIVVPQDWLKIVFNPSFPYRLFHMSVAAFLASAFFVGASGAWHLLRGNDNPAIRKMFSMALWMALIVAPIQAMIGDAHGLNTLEHQPAKIAAIEGHWENPPGEATPLILFGIPDMDQERTKYALEVPYLGSLILTHSLDKQVPALKSFPKEDRPNSLVIFWSFRVMVAMGLLMITLGVLSLWLRYKQRLYQSRPFLWFALLMGPSGLIAILAGWFTTEIGRQPWVVYGVQRTIDAVSAHGDLHMSISLLAFLLVYSSVFGVGYVYMMRLIKKGPLTGEGKDVRHGGPGQGKTPARPLSAAHESLNEPQEGK, from the coding sequence ATGTTTGGATTAGATGCCTTTCACCTGGCCAGGATTCAGTTCGCCTTTACTGTGTCCTTCCATATTATTTTCCCGGCCATCACCATCGGTCTCGCCAGTTTCCTGGCGGTGCTCGAAGGCATGTGGCTGAAATCACGTAACGAGACCTATCGCGATCTCTACCACTTCTGGTCCAAAGTCTTTGCCGTTAACTTCGGCATGGGCGTAGTGTCCGGACTGGTGATGGCGTACCAGTTCGGGACCAACTGGAGTGGGTTTTCGCAGTTTGCCGGCAGCGTGACCGGTCCGCTGCTCACCTATGAAGTGCTGACGGCCTTCTTCCTCGAAGCGGGCTTTCTGGGCGTTATGCTGTTTGGCTGGAACCGTGTCGGCCCGGGCCTGCACTTCTTTGCCACCTGCATGGTTGCGCTGGGTACGCTGATCTCCACCTTCTGGATTCTGGCGTCCAACAGCTGGATGCACACGCCACAGGGTTACATCATCGAAAATGGCATTGTGGTGCCGCAGGACTGGCTGAAGATTGTCTTTAACCCGTCGTTCCCGTACCGCCTGTTCCATATGTCGGTAGCCGCCTTCCTCGCCAGCGCCTTCTTTGTCGGCGCTTCCGGCGCCTGGCATCTGCTGCGCGGCAACGACAATCCGGCCATTCGTAAAATGTTCTCCATGGCGCTGTGGATGGCGCTGATCGTGGCGCCGATTCAGGCGATGATCGGGGATGCGCACGGCCTGAATACGCTGGAACATCAGCCGGCAAAAATTGCGGCAATTGAAGGCCACTGGGAAAACCCGCCGGGAGAAGCCACACCGCTGATCCTGTTTGGTATTCCCGATATGGATCAGGAGCGCACCAAATACGCCCTTGAAGTGCCGTACCTGGGCAGCCTGATTCTGACGCACAGCCTGGATAAGCAGGTGCCCGCGCTGAAGAGCTTCCCGAAAGAGGACCGTCCTAACTCGCTGGTCATCTTCTGGTCATTCCGCGTCATGGTGGCGATGGGGCTGCTGATGATTACGCTGGGTGTGCTGAGCCTGTGGCTGCGTTACAAACAGCGCCTGTATCAGTCTCGTCCGTTCCTGTGGTTTGCCCTGCTGATGGGCCCGTCCGGACTGATTGCGATCCTCGCCGGCTGGTTCACCACTGAAATTGGTCGTCAGCCGTGGGTGGTCTATGGCGTGCAGCGCACCATTGATGCGGTCTCAGCACATGGCGATCTGCACATGAGCATCAGCCTGCTGGCGTTCCTGCTGGTTTACTCCTCGGTGTTCGGTGTGGGGTATGTCTACATGATGCGCCTGATCAAGAAAGGTCCGCTGACCGGGGAAGGGAAAGATGTCCGTCACGGTGGTCCGGGTCAGGGCAAGACGCCAGCACGTCCGCTTTCTGCTGCGCATGAAAGCCTGAATGAGCCGCAGGAGGGTAAATAA
- a CDS encoding winged helix-turn-helix transcriptional regulator yields MAENLSEKFVRGELLNVNCPSREVLKRITSRWSVLVLLALRDNTLRFSTLRRRIGGVSERMLAQTLRYMEEDGFVERIAYDVVPPHVEYRLTALGREVEGQVIGLADWLESNVHRIVKPAART; encoded by the coding sequence ATGGCTGAAAACCTGAGTGAAAAATTTGTACGTGGCGAGTTGCTGAACGTTAACTGTCCGTCACGCGAGGTGTTAAAGCGGATTACCAGTCGCTGGAGCGTGCTGGTGCTGCTGGCGCTGCGCGACAACACGCTGCGCTTTAGCACGCTGCGGCGGCGTATCGGCGGCGTCAGCGAACGCATGCTGGCCCAGACGCTGCGCTATATGGAAGAGGACGGATTTGTCGAGCGCATTGCTTATGACGTGGTGCCGCCGCATGTGGAATATCGCCTCACGGCGCTGGGGCGGGAAGTCGAAGGGCAGGTGATTGGGCTGGCAGACTGGCTGGAAAGTAATGTGCACCGCATTGTGAAACCGGCCGCGCGTACCTGA
- a CDS encoding SDR family oxidoreductase — MIVITGATGQLGRLVIDALAEKVPASELIAAVRSPEKAQDLQARGMTLRTADYSQPETLRSALRGADKVLLISSSEVGQRVAQHQAVIDAAKAEGVRFIAYTSLLHADTSPLALADEHRATEALITASGIPYAILRNGWYTENYAASIAPALAHQAFIGAAGEGRIASAARKDYAAAAAEVMTRDDQAGKIYELAGDDSYTLAEFSAEIARQSGQPVEYVNLTPAAFAEALKTAGLPEAFAGLLADSDAGAAQGALFDDSRGLSQLTGRPTTPFAEVIKAALAK; from the coding sequence ATGATTGTCATTACCGGTGCCACCGGCCAGCTGGGCCGTTTAGTGATTGATGCCTTAGCAGAGAAAGTCCCCGCCAGCGAGCTGATCGCTGCGGTGCGTAGCCCGGAGAAGGCGCAGGATCTGCAGGCGCGCGGCATGACTCTGCGCACGGCAGATTACAGCCAGCCTGAAACACTGCGCAGCGCGTTGCGTGGTGCAGACAAAGTGCTGTTGATCTCATCCAGCGAAGTGGGCCAGCGCGTGGCGCAGCATCAGGCGGTGATTGATGCCGCCAAAGCTGAAGGCGTAAGGTTTATCGCCTATACCAGCCTGCTGCATGCAGACACCTCTCCGCTGGCGCTGGCCGACGAGCACCGCGCCACCGAAGCGCTGATCACCGCTTCCGGCATCCCTTATGCCATTCTGCGTAACGGCTGGTACACGGAAAACTATGCGGCCAGCATTGCGCCGGCACTGGCCCATCAGGCGTTTATCGGTGCCGCAGGCGAAGGCAGGATTGCCTCGGCAGCGCGTAAGGATTATGCCGCTGCGGCCGCCGAAGTCATGACCCGTGACGATCAGGCCGGGAAAATTTATGAACTGGCCGGGGATGACAGCTATACGCTGGCCGAATTCAGTGCGGAAATCGCCCGCCAGTCCGGCCAGCCGGTGGAATATGTCAATCTGACGCCTGCGGCCTTTGCGGAAGCCCTGAAGACCGCCGGCCTGCCCGAAGCCTTTGCCGGGCTGCTGGCGGACTCTGACGCCGGCGCAGCGCAGGGTGCCTTGTTTGACGACAGCCGTGGCCTCAGCCAGCTGACTGGCCGCCCGACGACGCCGTTTGCCGAAGTGATAAAAGCAGCACTGGCAAAATAA
- the treF gene encoding alpha,alpha-trehalase TreF, giving the protein MNTIHQQQQAFGEHEAHADLGYQYDPHELIREGMEDSEPEPELIEGLPAPDALTPADRYLELFEHVQMSRIFADSKTFPDCAPKFDPLDILIRYRRRKRSAEFNLEQFVHEHFYLPQVNESFYVSNPDKTLTEHIDDLWPVLTKMPQQHLPHSSLLPLPKPYVVPGGRFGETYYWDSYFSMLGLAEAGRDDLLRHMADNFAWLIDNYGHVPNGNRTYYLSRSQPPVFALMVELFEEDGIRGAKRYLDQLMKEYQFWMDGAGELMPHQAYRHVVRMPDGSLLNRYWDDRDTPRDESWMEDVETASKSSRPASEVYRDLRAGAASGWDYSSRWLRDPQRLASIRTTQFIPVDLNAFLYKLELMISTLSHAKGEELTALAWQKKAEARKRAINRYLWDNTAGVYRDYDWRHQRFGAFTAAAVVPLFLGLASPEQAHLQAVALRQLLLTQGGLVTSMVESGEQWDKPNGWAPLQWMAVIGLNHYGEETLATEIAVNWLTTVKNFYSLHHKLVEKYDISGERARPGGGGEYPLQDGFGWTNGVTRRLLAMYGHLLAD; this is encoded by the coding sequence ATTAATACTATCCACCAGCAACAACAAGCTTTCGGAGAACACGAAGCCCATGCTGATCTGGGGTATCAATACGATCCTCACGAATTAATCCGCGAAGGCATGGAGGATTCGGAGCCGGAGCCAGAGCTGATTGAGGGCCTGCCTGCGCCGGATGCGCTTACGCCTGCCGATCGCTATCTGGAGCTGTTCGAGCACGTCCAGATGTCGCGCATTTTTGCCGACAGCAAAACGTTCCCGGACTGCGCGCCTAAGTTCGATCCGCTGGATATTCTGATTCGTTATCGCCGCCGCAAGCGTTCAGCGGAATTCAACCTTGAACAATTCGTTCACGAGCATTTTTATTTGCCACAGGTGAACGAGAGTTTTTATGTCTCCAATCCGGATAAAACCCTGACGGAGCATATCGACGACCTGTGGCCGGTATTAACCAAAATGCCGCAGCAGCATTTACCGCATTCTTCATTGCTGCCGCTGCCGAAGCCATATGTGGTGCCTGGCGGACGATTTGGTGAGACCTATTACTGGGACTCTTACTTCAGCATGCTGGGGCTGGCGGAGGCGGGCCGCGACGATCTGCTGCGTCACATGGCGGACAATTTCGCCTGGCTGATCGACAACTACGGTCACGTGCCGAACGGCAACCGCACCTATTACCTCAGCCGCTCGCAGCCGCCGGTGTTCGCACTGATGGTGGAGCTGTTTGAAGAAGATGGCATTCGCGGTGCCAAACGCTATCTCGATCAGCTGATGAAAGAGTATCAGTTCTGGATGGATGGCGCGGGCGAACTGATGCCGCATCAGGCCTATCGCCACGTGGTGCGCATGCCGGACGGTTCACTGCTTAACCGTTACTGGGATGACCGCGATACGCCGCGCGATGAGTCGTGGATGGAAGATGTTGAGACCGCCAGCAAATCGAGCCGGCCGGCCAGCGAAGTGTATCGCGATCTGCGCGCGGGTGCCGCATCGGGCTGGGATTACTCGTCCCGCTGGCTGCGCGATCCGCAGCGCCTGGCAAGCATCCGCACCACCCAGTTTATTCCGGTGGATCTCAACGCGTTCCTGTACAAACTGGAGCTGATGATTTCGACCCTGTCGCACGCCAAAGGCGAAGAGCTGACGGCGCTGGCCTGGCAGAAAAAAGCCGAGGCGCGCAAACGTGCGATTAACCGCTATCTGTGGGACAACACCGCAGGCGTATACCGCGACTACGACTGGCGTCACCAGCGCTTCGGTGCCTTCACCGCCGCCGCCGTGGTGCCGCTGTTCCTTGGTCTCGCCTCGCCGGAGCAGGCGCACCTGCAGGCGGTAGCGCTGCGCCAGCTGCTGCTGACGCAGGGGGGGCTGGTGACCTCGATGGTGGAAAGTGGCGAGCAGTGGGATAAACCCAACGGCTGGGCACCGCTGCAGTGGATGGCCGTGATCGGCCTGAACCATTATGGCGAAGAGACACTGGCCACCGAGATTGCCGTTAACTGGCTGACCACCGTGAAAAACTTCTATTCACTGCACCACAAGCTGGTTGAGAAGTATGACATCAGCGGAGAACGGGCGCGTCCGGGCGGCGGCGGTGAATATCCGCTGCAGGACGGCTTCGGCTGGACCAACGGCGTGACGCGCCGCCTGCTGGCGATGTACGGACATCTGCTGGCAGACTGA
- a CDS encoding alpha/beta fold hydrolase translates to MSTFKTKDGVNLYYKDWGSGQPVLFSHGWPLDADMWDSQLNFLAERGYRVIAFDRRGFGRSEQPWEGYDYDTFAEDIHGLIEHLQLSDVTLVGFSMGGGDVSRYIGRYGTAKVKGLVLLGAVTPVFGKKDDHPQGVEKSVFDGIKAGLLKDRAQFIKEFAAPFYGTNAGQSVSDGVLTQTLNIALLASLKATLDCVTAFSETDFRADIARVDVPTLVIHGSNDQIVPFEATGKLVHEMIEGSELKVYDNGPHGFAVTHQDQLNADLLAFLQAH, encoded by the coding sequence ATGAGCACATTCAAAACCAAAGATGGCGTTAACCTCTATTACAAAGACTGGGGCAGCGGTCAGCCGGTGCTGTTCAGTCACGGCTGGCCGCTGGATGCGGACATGTGGGACAGCCAGCTGAATTTCCTTGCCGAACGCGGCTACCGCGTCATTGCATTCGACCGCCGCGGCTTTGGTCGCTCGGAGCAGCCGTGGGAAGGATACGATTACGACACCTTTGCGGAAGATATTCATGGCCTGATTGAGCATCTGCAACTCAGCGACGTCACGCTGGTGGGCTTCTCCATGGGCGGCGGCGACGTCTCGCGCTACATTGGCCGCTACGGCACCGCCAAAGTGAAAGGGCTGGTGCTGCTGGGGGCGGTGACGCCGGTGTTTGGTAAAAAAGACGATCATCCGCAGGGAGTGGAGAAGTCGGTGTTTGACGGTATCAAAGCGGGCTTACTGAAAGACCGCGCGCAGTTTATCAAAGAGTTCGCCGCGCCGTTTTATGGCACCAATGCCGGGCAGAGCGTCTCTGACGGCGTGCTGACGCAGACGCTGAATATCGCGCTGCTGGCGTCGCTGAAAGCCACGCTGGATTGCGTCACGGCGTTTTCCGAAACGGATTTCCGCGCCGACATCGCCCGCGTCGACGTGCCGACGCTGGTCATTCACGGCAGCAACGACCAGATTGTGCCCTTTGAAGCCACCGGTAAGCTGGTACACGAGATGATTGAAGGCTCTGAGCTGAAAGTGTACGACAACGGCCCGCACGGCTTTGCGGTTACGCATCAGGATCAGCTGAACGCCGATCTGCTGGCCTTTTTGCAGGCGCACTAA